The following coding sequences lie in one Streptomyces xiamenensis genomic window:
- a CDS encoding lantibiotic dehydratase, translated as MARIPLRPAAAPAEESSGLLDEGVFLASRSAARADGTERGQVTRRGYDLRSRTRTTPNGVFAAVAPAPFASSMPVLRLGSAHRTVTGLSPAWLIAVATRLLHEEPDLLPALTLTSASMIMKRGQRLEVETLTPRGPQLSSVRATAVSRRLLEASRGGVPAAELLAELQRRHPGAGEPAVRRAILDMIDTSLLLTDLLPADLRDQPLHHLLARLPSTAGARHALSLLARLLAQCDTQPPGSPPRRRRLEEARALADQLYETGRPLVVDTVADAEITLPPTVGEQAAQAASVLWRIGHRSGALTDYHRRFRTAYGHQRLVPLRELLDPVTGLGPPGPHDGLGAEEEPDGRRTAILARLLADALAEGKDELVLSDDHIDQLAHNSPLPPPRSAEIHIQLLRGTGRVRLAVCSGTGSQTAGASPGRWHRWLPELIPGEAADSGSGPMVAEIVGRPRTAAAGALTAETGAARWRIPLDVPTRDGDLLPDELAVTTTGTHLQLWSTRYQRPVLPVLYNRLTPRHLPSAAYLLYLLGQTGTRPWHPWNWAPLDCWPHTPRVRYRDILLAPARWRLPDHLTTAAGDRAAFAQRLAAWRTNSLPGPPPVLVAEEADRRLPLDLRQDNHRELLRRSVRRGTRFLAEPVAPPEELAVMDGPHGQRHLIDLVVPLTRRHDPRPTPPDPRTTRRAPGTDIHLPGSTWLSAALAAPAHLHDTVLTALIPLLSGLPDKVERWFWLRYTTPALGPHLRVRFHADPHTLATRVQPQLAHLAERLQKQGLLRPAALHLEPYERETERYGGPQAITPAETVFCADSRLALATLPHTKDERLLIAAAGAADIARTLAPAEPRTALRPGRLTQDERRHRDTLRPRLAVGTDGLLPVHLMAFRAARHAAFLAYRDVLDEDSAARCASDVIHLHANRMLGTDPGAERIARTLAADLLHRP; from the coding sequence ATGGCCCGAATCCCCCTCCGCCCCGCCGCCGCCCCGGCCGAGGAGAGCAGCGGTCTGCTGGACGAAGGCGTGTTCCTGGCCAGCCGGAGTGCCGCGCGGGCCGACGGCACCGAGCGCGGACAGGTGACCCGCCGCGGTTACGACCTGCGCTCCCGTACCCGGACCACCCCGAACGGAGTCTTCGCCGCTGTCGCTCCCGCCCCCTTCGCCAGCTCCATGCCGGTCTTGCGTCTGGGGAGCGCTCACCGGACCGTGACGGGTCTCAGCCCCGCCTGGCTGATTGCCGTAGCCACCCGGCTACTCCACGAGGAACCGGATCTGCTGCCCGCACTGACCCTCACCTCCGCTTCCATGATCATGAAGCGGGGTCAGCGGTTGGAGGTTGAGACCCTCACCCCACGAGGGCCGCAGCTGAGCAGCGTGCGTGCTACCGCGGTCTCGCGCCGACTGCTGGAGGCCAGCCGCGGCGGAGTACCGGCTGCCGAGTTGCTGGCGGAACTTCAGCGACGCCACCCCGGAGCCGGGGAACCGGCGGTCCGACGCGCCATCCTCGACATGATCGACACCAGTCTGCTGCTGACCGACCTGCTCCCCGCTGATTTGCGGGACCAGCCGCTGCACCACCTGTTGGCCAGGCTGCCGTCGACCGCCGGCGCGCGGCACGCCCTGTCCCTTCTCGCCCGGCTGTTGGCCCAGTGCGATACACAGCCGCCCGGCTCCCCACCGCGACGGCGCCGACTTGAAGAGGCCCGCGCACTGGCGGACCAGCTGTACGAAACGGGCCGTCCGCTGGTGGTGGACACGGTTGCCGATGCCGAGATCACCCTGCCTCCCACTGTGGGCGAGCAGGCCGCCCAAGCCGCCTCCGTGCTGTGGCGCATCGGACACCGTAGTGGGGCGCTGACGGACTATCATCGGCGCTTTCGCACCGCTTACGGACACCAGCGGCTTGTGCCGCTGCGCGAACTCCTCGATCCTGTCACCGGCCTCGGCCCGCCCGGGCCACACGATGGGCTCGGCGCCGAGGAAGAGCCAGACGGACGCCGTACCGCAATCCTCGCCCGCCTCCTGGCCGACGCCCTCGCCGAAGGCAAGGACGAACTCGTACTGAGTGACGATCACATCGACCAGCTCGCGCACAACTCGCCGCTGCCTCCACCACGCAGCGCCGAAATCCACATCCAGCTGCTGCGCGGCACCGGCCGGGTGCGTCTGGCGGTCTGCTCCGGCACCGGCTCCCAGACCGCCGGGGCCTCGCCCGGCCGCTGGCACCGCTGGCTGCCCGAACTCATCCCCGGCGAAGCCGCCGACAGCGGCAGCGGTCCCATGGTCGCCGAGATCGTCGGTCGCCCCCGCACGGCCGCAGCCGGCGCCCTGACCGCCGAGACCGGTGCGGCGCGCTGGCGCATCCCCCTTGACGTTCCCACCCGAGACGGCGACCTGCTGCCGGACGAACTCGCGGTGACCACCACCGGAACCCACCTGCAACTGTGGTCCACCCGCTACCAACGGCCGGTCCTCCCCGTGCTCTACAACCGCCTCACCCCCCGCCACCTGCCGTCAGCCGCGTATCTCCTCTACTTGCTCGGCCAGACCGGAACCCGCCCCTGGCACCCGTGGAACTGGGCCCCGCTCGACTGCTGGCCCCACACCCCGCGTGTGCGCTACCGCGACATCCTGCTCGCCCCCGCCCGCTGGCGCCTGCCCGACCACCTCACCACCGCAGCGGGCGACCGCGCCGCCTTCGCACAACGCCTCGCCGCCTGGCGCACCAACAGCCTCCCGGGGCCCCCACCCGTTCTCGTCGCCGAGGAAGCCGACCGCCGCCTTCCCCTCGATCTGCGCCAGGACAACCACCGGGAACTGCTGCGCCGCAGCGTACGCCGAGGCACCCGCTTCCTGGCGGAACCCGTCGCCCCTCCCGAAGAACTGGCCGTCATGGACGGTCCGCACGGACAGCGCCACCTGATCGACCTCGTCGTCCCCCTCACCCGGCGCCACGACCCCCGCCCCACACCGCCGGACCCTCGAACAACACGCCGCGCCCCCGGCACCGACATCCATCTGCCCGGCAGCACGTGGCTCTCCGCCGCCCTGGCCGCGCCCGCTCACCTTCACGACACCGTCCTGACCGCACTCATCCCGCTGCTCAGCGGACTTCCCGACAAGGTGGAACGCTGGTTCTGGCTGCGCTACACCACCCCCGCCCTGGGCCCCCACCTGCGGGTGCGCTTCCACGCCGACCCTCACACCTTGGCCACCCGTGTCCAGCCCCAACTCGCCCACCTCGCGGAACGCTTACAAAAACAGGGACTCCTGCGCCCCGCCGCCCTTCACCTGGAGCCGTACGAGCGGGAGACCGAACGCTACGGCGGGCCCCAGGCCATCACCCCGGCCGAGACGGTCTTCTGCGCCGACAGCCGTCTCGCCCTGGCCACCCTTCCCCACACCAAGGACGAACGGCTCCTGATCGCCGCGGCAGGGGCCGCCGACATCGCCCGTACCCTCGCCCCCGCCGAACCCCGTACCGCCTTGCGGCCCGGCCGCCTCACCCAGGATGAGCGCCGCCACCGTGACACTTTGCGCCCCCGCCTCGCGGTCGGCACGGACGGCCTTCTACCCGTCCACCTGATGGCCTTCCGCGCCGCGCGCCACGCGGCGTTCCTCGCCTACCGCGATGTGCTCGACGAGGACTCCGCCGCGCGGTGCGCCAGCGACGTCATCCACCTCCACGCCAACCGCATGCTCGGCACCGACCCCGGGGCCGAGCGGATCGCGCGCACCCTGGCCGCCGACCTTCTCCACCGCCCGTGA
- a CDS encoding lanthionine synthetase C family protein, whose amino-acid sequence MNTTLSTRAAQAAMNIAHELRDPETVTATLSDRAAHTLCYGLAGTALLHACLTDTEPSSPTTAAAHWRAAGRLLGTAPPDGIHTGPGALAASLIIGTGYLPPHDPHHALVPRATTWLSARATALTRHYHQRAEQQQATPWVIYDAIKGLTGIGRALLAAHTRGYGGEAEPGLRAALDALTHLILTPIGTRPGWWLPADLHPPTVKVPATGAATTGLAHGIAGPLSLLSTAHQAQHTVPGQDDAIRAAGEWLLAWQTPQRTWPPHIPGHALDRNSKATTHAEGRTTAWCYGTPGIARALEIASRAVGDRAFHRAATQAMAALATRPPEDWDTEGTALCHGSAGILHTAQRLHQPNLADRATYLTLNTPHSRTPGFLTGRAGTALALADYAGLLPTSPAESWDCLLLLS is encoded by the coding sequence GTGAACACCACCCTCAGCACCCGGGCCGCCCAGGCAGCGATGAACATCGCCCACGAGCTGCGTGACCCCGAAACCGTCACCGCGACTCTGTCTGATCGGGCCGCCCACACCCTGTGCTACGGGCTCGCCGGCACCGCCCTCCTCCATGCCTGCCTCACGGACACCGAACCCAGCTCCCCGACCACAGCGGCAGCCCACTGGAGAGCCGCCGGCCGCCTGCTGGGCACCGCACCCCCCGACGGCATCCACACCGGCCCCGGCGCCCTCGCCGCCTCCCTGATCATCGGCACCGGATACCTGCCACCCCACGACCCCCACCACGCCCTGGTCCCCCGCGCCACGACCTGGCTCTCGGCACGCGCCACCGCGCTCACCCGCCACTACCATCAACGCGCCGAGCAACAGCAAGCCACGCCCTGGGTGATCTACGACGCCATCAAAGGACTCACCGGCATCGGTCGTGCCCTCCTCGCCGCCCACACCCGTGGCTACGGCGGCGAAGCCGAACCAGGACTGCGCGCCGCGCTGGACGCGCTCACCCACCTGATCCTCACCCCCATCGGAACTCGACCGGGCTGGTGGCTCCCCGCCGACCTCCACCCACCCACCGTCAAGGTGCCGGCCACCGGCGCCGCCACCACCGGCCTCGCCCACGGAATCGCCGGACCCCTCAGCCTTCTCTCCACAGCGCACCAGGCCCAACACACCGTCCCCGGACAGGACGACGCCATCAGGGCCGCCGGCGAATGGCTCCTCGCCTGGCAAACACCCCAGCGCACATGGCCACCCCACATCCCCGGACACGCCCTCGACAGAAACAGCAAAGCCACCACCCACGCGGAAGGACGCACCACTGCCTGGTGCTACGGCACCCCCGGTATCGCCAGGGCCCTCGAAATCGCCAGCCGTGCCGTCGGCGACCGCGCTTTCCACCGAGCCGCCACACAAGCCATGGCCGCACTCGCCACCCGCCCACCAGAAGACTGGGACACCGAAGGCACAGCCCTCTGCCACGGCAGCGCCGGCATCCTCCACACCGCCCAGCGACTACACCAACCGAACCTGGCAGACCGCGCCACTTACCTCACGCTGAACACCCCCCACTCCAGAACACCCGGCTTCCTCACCGGACGAGCTGGCACCGCACTGGCACTGGCCGACTACGCGGGACTGCTGCCCACCTCCCCCGCTGAAAGCTGGGACTGCCTCCTCCTGCTGTCCTAA